From Pyrenophora tritici-repentis strain M4 chromosome 1, whole genome shotgun sequence, the proteins below share one genomic window:
- a CDS encoding Transcription factor Forkhead-HNF3 family, protein MAAARRQPSMQIFQDPVQPHHHHQRNQSNPRYFDTLSSVTDVSNSSNTLLAPPVHDTPEESPRKARHVSSSPPPSALVEKGLNAVTIPPPQEQWFSTDAPPKKTQPLLSHHPQPMAAGLQYWPGYQSHMDKENAYYNSAISAAEPPMKNAPKRPLMDAAPLRDRTNMHTSNTTTNANSKKQKLVKDIKVDEVDGPLPDPDQMPSVEDDGNKPSYSYAMLIGMAILRAPSRRLTLAQIYKWISDTFAFYRNSQETGWQNSIRHNLSLSKSFSKQERPKDDPGKGHYWVINAGFEKQYHKVKPVRRPAHQESFSQGYPSDLPRPSTSVSASFPPMSSTKGFDSSKFPEEPELPSSEATIPCSDPAAHDGQDPLSMPPPRQMPSSPPAADIHSSPPPPVSRSRSIRQDTPPRAPRFPSNSSRSGGRQRKFNGLGDSGYYSSIESSATKGNPMGPLLTSEADLDRPNLKRGRAEEEIARIRGSSYDSPTKTRPHMKQPGNAHLISSPVRQGHKVLDPLTPAIVFKRPALPPASASPNTNLRNHRNKMRELVGGSPDKSLAMWVDTSFLDNKGWSPAVSIPNDENVNLVGHGFESTFDIFGDMGYNESPIKRSAKRPRLERAVTTSGVLADITGTKGNMVDSPTPNWKMSSSFLNIPDLSPVKNMSPIKAPKLNPPSSSALLDFDISNANKENGHARLTPPQSFPAPAKPQQQQQQDDDDFSHLLHSDESEPGIDLLQGFEKIGARSLAVAPNGSPQKKSSRPGLARSSTVRF, encoded by the coding sequence ATGGCTGCAGCGCGTCGACAGCCTTCGATGCAGATTTTTCAGGACCCTGTGCAACCACACCACCATCATCAACGAAACCAGTCTAACCCACGCTACTTCGACACCCTGAGCTCCGTCACCGACGTGTCAAACAGCTCAAATACCCTCCTCGCGCCACCGGTACACGACACGCCCGAAGAATCCCCCCGCAAGGCCCGCCACGTCTCTAGCTCTCCCCCGCCCAGTGCCCTGGTTGAGAAGGGCCTCAACGCCGTCACCATTCCGCCGCCCCAAGAACAGTGGTTCAGCACAGACGCGCCTCCCAAGAAGACCCAGCCGTTGCTTTCGCACCACCCGCAGCCAATGGCGGCCGGCCTGCAGTACTGGCCCGGCTACCAGTCCCATATGGACAAGGAAAACGCCTACTACAATTCCGCCATATCCGCTGCAGAACCGCCCATGAAGAACGCGCCCAAGCGACCTCTGATGGACGCGGCTCCACTACGCGACCGCACCAACATGCACACCTCAAACACAACTACAAACGCAAATAGCAAGAAGCAGAAGCTTGTCAAGGATATCAAGGTCGACGAGGTCGACGGTCCGCTGCCCGACCCGGACCAGATGCCGAGCGTGGAAGACGATGGGAATAAGCCGTCATACAGCTATGCCATGCTCATCGGTATGGCCATCCTGCGCGCACCCAGCCGCCGCTTGACCCTCGCCCAGATCTACAAGTGGATCTCCGACACATTCGCTTTCTACCGCAATTCACAAGAGACGGGATGGCAGAACAGCATTCGACACAACCTCAGTCTCAGCAAATCTTTCTCCAAGCAAGAGCGCCCAAAAGATGACCCAGGAAAGGGCCACTACTGGGTCATCAACGCTGGATTCGAGAAGCAGTATCACAAGGTCAAGCCAGTCCGCCGACCTGCTCACCAAGAGTCTTTTTCACAAGGTTACCCCAGTGATCTCCCTCGTCCCTCAACGTCCGTGTCAGCTAGCTTCCCGCCCATGAGCTCGACAAAGGGGTTTGACTCGAGCAAATTTCCTGAGGAGCCCGAGCTTCCTTCCTCAGAGGCCACCATTCCCTGCTCGGACCCAGCTGCGCACGATGGACAAGACCCTCTCAGCATGCCACCACCTCGTCAGATGCCCTCTTCACCCCCAGCTGCCGACATTCATTCGTCGCCTCCTCCTCCCGTCTCACGCTCACGCTCCATTCGCCAGGATACACCGCCACGTGCTCCACGTTTCCCTTCCAACAGCAGCCGATCAGGTGGTCGACAGCGCAAGTTCAACGGTCTCGGTGACAGCGGCTACTACTCGTCAATCGAATCATCCGCTACCAAAGGCAACCCAATGGGTCCCTTACTCACATCCGAGGCAGATCTCGATCGCCCCAATCTAAAGCGTGGTCGAGCCGAGGAGGAGATCGCCCGTATTCGCGGCTCCTCTTACGACTCACCAACCAAGACCAGGCCGCACATGAAGCAGCCTGGCAACGCACACCTCATCTCATCGCCCGTCAGGCAAGGCCACAAAGTCCTTGACCCCCTTACCCCTGCTATAGTCTTCAAACGCCCTGCCCTACCACCGGCTTCTGCGTCCCCCAATACCAACCTCCGTAATCATCGTAACAAGATGCGGGAACTGGTTGGCGGCTCACCTGACAAGAGTCTAGCCATGTGGGTCGACACGTCCTTCCTCGACAACAAAGGCTGGAGCCCAGCTGTATCCATTCCCAACGATGAAAACGTCAACCTCGTCGGCCATGGCTTCGAGAGCACCTTTGACATCTTTGGCGACATGGGCTACAACGAAAGCCCAATCAAGCGTTCTGCTAAGCGCCCTCGTCTTGAACGTGCCGTCACCACCAGCGGCGTACTCGCAGATATCACCGGTACCAAAGGCAACATGGTAGACTCCCCTACACCCAACTGGAAGATGTCGTCTTCTTTCCTCAACATTCCCGATCTGTCACCTGTCAAGAACATGTCGCCCATTAAAGCTCCTAAGTTGAACCCTCCCTCATCTAGCGCTCTCTTGGACTTTGATATCTCCAATGCCAACAAGGAGAACGGCCATGCCCGTCTTACTCCTCCTCAGTCATTCCCAGCTCCGGCTAAGccacagcaacagcaacagcaagaCGATGATGACTTTTCCCATCTCTTGCACAGCGACGAATCAGAGCCTGGCATCGATTTGCTTCAAGGCTTTGAGAAAATCGGCGCCAGGTCATTGGCCGTCGCACCCAATGGATCACCACAGAAGAAGTCTTCCAGACCGGGCTTGGCCCGCAGCTCGACTGTCCGATTCTAG
- a CDS encoding SrmB, Superfamily II DNA and RNA helicase — MEDAQPKPEGGVDVRQMYSTAAGDAQPKPFSELKDKLNKGLLDGLDKMGFEFMSPVQQQVLTQLPSLSSDCVVQAKTGTGKTVAFLLPAIQNLLAGNMPPKGKVAILVICPTRELALQISKECNGLTTCLPQKMECHTAFGGTSRASNLNAFMKGNPTVLVATPGRLDDILGEEEVRDKFSHLKTVVLDEADQMLDAGFAPAVKKILRRIPPKNDGWQGMCFSATLPKEVLDIAKIVLFPGFTHLSTVDPNEVPTHERVPQFSFSVPTVGQTFPALSALIEEEYNQSPTDFKAIVFGTTANGVGLLYDLYRHALPQFRLFELHSRMSQPARTRTTKDFKEASSGILFASDVVGRGMDFPNVGLVIQVGLPSSTDQYVHRVGRTARAGKDGRAVLLLFQQESFFPRINKTLPIKPYTVDIVSRLAPHQATIDRAFANVDEASKSKAYQAFLGYNKTFVKKLQISTADLVRLANDYARSMGCPEPPMLEKSTVGKMGLKGVPGLRIGSRRD, encoded by the exons ATGGAAGATGCGCAGCCGAAGCCAGAGGGCGGCGTTGATGTGCGGCAAATGTACAGCACAGCAGCTGGAGATGCACAGCCAAAGCCCTTCTCCGAACTCAAGGATAAACTGAACAAAGGCCTCCTTGATGGTTTGGACAAGATGGGATTCGA ATTCATGTCTCCAGTCCAACAACAGGTGCTGACCCAGCTGCCTTCCCTGTCATCCGACTGCGTCGTTCAGGCAAAGACGGGTACGGGCAAGACCGTAGCCTTTCTGCTACCCGCTATCCAGAACCTTCTAGCTGGCAACATGCCCCCGAAAGGCAAGGTCGCTATACTCGTCATCTGTCCCACTCGTGAGCTGGCACTACAAATCTCCAAAGAATGCAATGGCCTCACGACGTGTCTACCCCAGAAAATGGAGTGTCACACTGCCTTTGGAGGCACTTCGCGTGCATCGAACCTCAACGCCTTCATGAAAGGCAACCCCACCGTTCTCGTCGCTACCCCGGGACGACTTGATGATATCTTgggcgaagaagaagttcGTGATAAATTCAGTCATCTGAAGACGGTGGTGCTTGACGAAGCGGATCAAATGCTTGATGCTGGATTTGCTCCCGCGGTCAAGAAGATTCTACGTCGCATTCCCCCCAAGAATGACGGCTGGCAGGGAATGTGCTTCTCCGCTACACTCCCTAAGGAAGTTTTGGATATCGCCAAGATCGTTCTGTTCCCCGGTTTCACCCATCTTTCCACGGTCGACCCGAACGAAGTACCAACGCACGAGCGAGTGCCGCAGTTCTCCTTCTCTGTACCCACTGTAGGCCAAACCTTCCCCGCGCTCTCGGCATTGATAGAGGAGGAATACAACCAAAGCCCCACCGACTTCAAGGCCATTGTGTTCGGTACCACGGCTAATGGCGTCGGATTACTCTACGACTTATACCGACACGCTTTGCCTCAATTCCGCCTGTTCGAGCTACACAGCCGCATGTCTCAACCTGCTCGGACGCGTACCACGAAAGACTTCAAGGAAGCGTCTAGTGGTATACTGTTCGCCTCCGATGTTGTCGGCCGTGGCATGGATTTCCCCAATGTCGGCCTCGTTATTCAAGTGGGTCTACCATCAAGCACCGACCAATACGTTCACCGAGTCGGTCGGACTGCTCGTGCCGGCAAGGATGGCCGGGCTGtgcttcttctcttccagCAAGAATCCTTCTTCCCAAGAATCAATAAAACACTGCCCATCAAGCCTTACACCGTCGATATTGTATCACGCCTAGCTCCTCATCAGGCCACCATCGACCGTGCGTTCGCCAACGTTGATGAGGCATCCAAGTCAAAAGCATACCAAGCCTTCCTTGGATACAACAAGACTTTCGTGAAGAAGCTACAAATTTCGACCGCTGATTTGGTTCGCTTGGCGAACGACTATGCACGCAGTATGGGGTGCCCAGAGCCGCCTATGCTCGAGAAATCGACGGTAGGCAAGATGGGCTTGAAGGGAGTGCCTGGTCTCCGAATTGGGTCGCGACGGGACTAG
- a CDS encoding SPS1, Serine-threonine protein kinase codes for MGHPIFNSIPHTARYMYHLRCRVSLVFLILALLQQQHLFFTSRHSLSAKYSATNFQSPNHGPYHRYWEPENERLQFQEELVANRAAWKVLGEGWEGKVFAYKDSVIKTFTPGRSPFRNCAPNMATKWPTEIPASLRFGGISTEDDTNTTYHGFLPVKAHFVASSSPGAPAEWHLVTPLLDGGSLGTLAEHLYSRERPKSHREMDAIFRPAFNRLLTSMSTLHDAGYCHDDIKPSNIFIQDESHWMIGDLGNVREVFHPYHSSRIWTDNGQMGDCRANDAVRALKTYLKFIQSSIADDNEFNVAILGGHEPMSRLFWRTLADARYISAAELHKRSIVEYPEAFSRTVDNRIAKSARHASLTGLFSRRLATKLAVDHALMTRIDERSARWWGMVWLFGLPDAKRCDL; via the coding sequence ATGGGCCACCCTATCTTCAACTCTATACCACATACAGCACGATACATGTATCATCTTCGCTGTCGCGTCAGTCTTGTTTTCTTAATACTTGCACTTCTTCAGCAACAGCACTTGTTTTTCACCAGTCGACACTCACTATCAGCCAAATACTCTGCGACCAACTTCCAATCACCCAATCATGGCCCGTACCATCGATACTGGGAGCCTGAGAACGAGCGCCTCCAATTCCAAGAAGAGCTAGTCGCAAATCGCGCAGCTTGGAAGGTGCTTGGCGAAGGGTGGGAAGGCAAGGTTTTCGCCTATAAAGACTCAGTCATCAAGACTTTTACGCCGGGGCGTAGTCCTTTTCGCAATTGTGCACCAAACATGGCTACCAAATGGCCAACGGAGATACCCGCATCCCTAAGATTCGGAGGTATCAGCACTGAAGACGATACAAACACAACATACCATGGGTTTCTTCCAGTCAAGGCACACTTCGTGGCATCGTCATCTCCCGGAGCGCCAGCGGAGTGGCATCTAGTCACTCCGCTATTGGACGGTGGTAGTCTTGGAACACTGGCCGAACACTTGTACTCGAGGGAAAGGCCCAAGTCACACAGAGAGATGGACGCAATCTTTCGTCCAGCCTTCAATCGACTACTGACGAGCATGAGCACTCTCCATGATGCAGGCTACTGCCACGACGATATCAAGCCCTCAAATATCTTCATTCAAGATGAGTCACACTGGATGATAGGTGACTTGGGGAACGTTCGAGAAGTCTTCCACCCTTACCACTCATCACGTATTTGGACGGACAATGGGCAGATGGGCGACTGTCGAGCAAATGACGCGGTACGGGCTCTCAAGACTTACCTCAAATTCATACAGTCCTCAATAGCCGACGATAACGAGTTCAACGTAGCGATACTAGGAGGGCATGAGCCTATGAGCAGGCTCTTCTGGCGGACATTGGCAGATGCACGTTATATCAGTGCGGCGGAGCTCCACAAACGCTCCATTGTCGAATACCCGGAAGCGTTCTCAAGGACAGTGGACAACAGGATTGCAAAATCCGCGCGACATGCTTCTCTTACAGGTCTCTTTTCACGGCGACTTGCAACGAAGCTGGCGGTTGACCATGCGCTTATGACGCGCATAGATGAAAGGAGTGCACGATGGTGGGGAATGGTTTGGCTATTCGGACTGCCTGATGCAAAACGTTGTGACCTATAA
- a CDS encoding thiol methyltransferase, with protein sequence MTTEARTRDAQSDGWAKLWENDESGLWDRGRPSPALIKFLDEHPFRETLLRDQGKRPLKAFVPGCGKGHDVALLARHGYQVWGLEVSQGAVDAANENVKAQLKNSGPYHAQVVLGDFFEKGYESQFGPNFQGFDLIYDYTFLCALLPEMRKGWAERMKSLLSPSGVLVCLEFPMWKPLKAQGPPWGLKGVHWNLLADGADGLFDESGNLIANGQEQGVFERVVYWKPPESFEQSRGEDMISVWKLK encoded by the exons ATGACTACCGAGGCGCG AACAAGAGATGCACAGAGCGACGGGTGGGCCAAACTGTGGGAAAACGACGAATCGGGTTTGTGGGATCGTGGCCGACCTTCGCCTGCCCTGATAAAGTTCCTGGATGAACACCCGTTCCGTGAGACGCTGCTTCGAGACCAAGGCAAACGTCCACTGAAGGCATTTGTGCCT GGATGCGGGAAAGGCCACGATGTAGCGCTTTTGGCACGTCACGGCTACCAAGTGTGGGGCCTCGAAGTGTCTCAGGGAGCAGTGGACGCAGCGAACGAGAATGTGAAAGCGCAACTGAAGAATTCAGGCCCCTATCACGCTCAAGTAGTACTTGGGGACTTCTTCGAAAAGGGCTACGAGTCCCAGTTCGGACCAAACTTCCAGGGCTTCGATCTCATCTACGACTACACA TTTCTTTGTGCCTTGCTACCGGAAATGCGCAAGGGCTGGGCTGAGCGCATGAAAAGCCTCCTCTCACCAAGCGGTGTCCTTGTGTGCCTTGAATTCCCTATGTGGAAACCGCTGAAAGCTCAAGGTCCACCGTGGGGCCTCAAGGGCGTTCACTGGAACCTCCTAGCCGACGGTGCAGATGGCCTTTTCGATGAATCTGGAAATCTCATTGCCAACGGTCAAGAGCAGGGCGTTTTCGAAAGAGTCGTCTACTGGAAGCCACCAGAATCATTCGAACAGAGCCGTGGTGAGGATATGATCAGTGTCTGGAAGTTGAAGTAA